Below is a window of Desulfomonile tiedjei DNA.
CCACATCGAGGAGGGCCGGTGACAAGGAGGTTGTTGGCGCCCATTGGATACGGCTGATTTTACAAAATCATGAGGACCTTTTGACGGGTCAAAAGACCTTCTCAGGGACAAAGTCAGTCTCACGCACTTCAATCATGCTGATAGCTTCGGTAGGGCAGGTGACCTGGCAGAGGCCACAGCCCATACATTTTTCCCGGTTGATCTTTGCAGGCTCGTCTTCCGAGACGGAGATTGCACTAAAATAGCATCTATCCAGGCATGTCCCGCAAGATGTGCACAGATCCGGATCTACGTCCGCAGCGAACCGGCTCGGCTCTATCACGCTGACATTGTGTTCGATCAGAACCGGCATGGTCTGGCAGCAGCACGGGCAGCAGTTGCAGATGAAATGGTCCACGTTCTGCTTGTTCACAACCACGTGGATCAAGCCGTCCAATTCGGCGTCGCGGACTATTTCAAGAGCTTCTTCCTTTGTCAGCTTCCGCCCGGTGCCGCGAGCGATGTTGTAATCCGCTCCCTTGTTGACCTGGAGGCAGGCTTCGAGTTTCTTGTCGCATTTGTGAGCGGTAAGGCGGCACGTGCACTTGGTCACGGACAGGGTTTTAGCATTGTCTATTATCTCTTTGATATCCTCGAACGCGAGCACATGGGTCTTAGCCTCAATTGATACACCAACCGGAATGACCCGAGTGAACGGCCTGGGCAGGATCTGGCTCATTTTCTTGGCAATGTCCAGCCATTCCACTTCCATGAAATCTTGCCACACATCCAAGAATTCTTGCGGCGCGTCGGGCCAGAGGACAGCCGCGTCGTGGAAT
It encodes the following:
- a CDS encoding 4Fe-4S binding protein yields the protein MDAKYVELANRIGLGQSQRIARLFEIIADQNEAELLLALPANAPALAEKLGRSQDEVESMLRTLFVKGVVFPSAKTEPPTYRMCREMVQFHDAAVLWPDAPQEFLDVWQDFMEVEWLDIAKKMSQILPRPFTRVIPVGVSIEAKTHVLAFEDIKEIIDNAKTLSVTKCTCRLTAHKCDKKLEACLQVNKGADYNIARGTGRKLTKEEALEIVRDAELDGLIHVVVNKQNVDHFICNCCPCCCQTMPVLIEHNVSVIEPSRFAADVDPDLCTSCGTCLDRCYFSAISVSEDEPAKINREKCMGCGLCQVTCPTEAISMIEVRETDFVPEKVF